The following are from one region of the Cloacibacterium sp. TD35 genome:
- a CDS encoding MFS transporter — protein MISLEPIKTLKNKEFRNLLTGRFFLILAFRMLATLLGWWVYQLTKDPFSIGLIGLSEVIPAVSTALYAGHVIDMKEKKRMLLLCTSGYFVLIALLLIPAFYASNLHFTGHEITYYIYGIIFFTGICRAFIGPIVPVMIPKIVGQEKLANAITLNQATFLTASVSGHAIGGFLIALITIKWTLVVILFLILLASLFFLLINKQQSEYHKNELQIWASMKEGITYIYKTKEILGALCLDMFAVLFGGAVAMVPVYASDILKVGADGFGILNAASDIGSMLIIVTLSFIPLRKNQGKILIGVVAGFGLCIIGFGLSKLYWLSFLFLMLSGIFDGISVVIRGTIVQLKTPDHIRGRVMSANSIFIMSSNEMGQFESGVAAKLLGVVRSVVFGGTMTVLIALSVGKFVPKLRKMEY, from the coding sequence ATGATTTCTCTTGAGCCCATTAAAACTCTAAAAAACAAAGAGTTTAGAAACTTACTTACTGGAAGATTTTTTCTAATTCTAGCGTTCAGAATGCTCGCCACCTTATTAGGGTGGTGGGTTTATCAGCTCACCAAAGATCCTTTTTCAATTGGTTTGATAGGACTTTCGGAAGTTATTCCTGCTGTTTCTACAGCATTATATGCTGGTCACGTTATTGATATGAAAGAAAAAAAGAGAATGCTTCTCTTGTGCACTTCGGGATATTTTGTGCTTATTGCCTTGTTATTGATTCCTGCATTTTATGCTTCTAACCTTCATTTTACAGGTCACGAAATCACATATTACATCTACGGAATTATATTTTTCACAGGAATTTGTAGGGCTTTCATTGGTCCGATTGTGCCAGTAATGATTCCCAAAATTGTAGGACAAGAAAAATTAGCTAACGCCATTACCTTAAACCAAGCGACTTTTCTTACCGCATCCGTTTCTGGTCACGCTATTGGCGGATTTCTCATCGCTCTCATCACTATAAAATGGACTTTGGTAGTCATTTTATTTTTAATTTTATTGGCTTCCTTATTTTTCCTTCTTATCAATAAACAACAGTCAGAATACCATAAAAATGAGTTACAAATTTGGGCTTCTATGAAAGAAGGAATCACTTATATTTATAAAACGAAAGAAATTCTAGGAGCTCTTTGTTTAGATATGTTTGCCGTGCTTTTTGGCGGAGCAGTTGCCATGGTTCCTGTTTACGCAAGTGATATTCTAAAAGTAGGAGCTGATGGTTTCGGGATCCTCAACGCTGCATCAGATATAGGCTCGATGCTGATTATTGTAACGCTTTCTTTTATTCCTTTAAGAAAAAATCAAGGCAAAATTTTAATCGGTGTAGTGGCTGGATTTGGTTTATGCATCATTGGTTTCGGCTTGTCAAAACTCTACTGGTTATCTTTCTTATTCCTCATGTTGAGCGGAATTTTTGACGGAATTTCAGTCGTGATAAGAGGAACCATCGTACAGCTGAAAACTCCAGATCACATCAGAGGAAGAGTCATGAGTGCAAATTCTATCTTCATTATGTCTAGTAACGAAATGGGACAATTTGAAAGTGGTGTTGCAGCAAAACTTTTAGGCGTGGTAAGATCCGTAGTTTTTGGCGGAACCATGACCGTTCTCATTGCACTTTCTGTAGGAAAATTTGTTCCAAAATTGAGAAAAATGGAATATTAA
- a CDS encoding DMT family transporter — translation MNWLILIIAGLFETAFAFCLGKAQETTGKENLYWWSGFAVCLFLSMFLMYKAIAGENGLPIGTAYAVWTGIGAVGSVLMGIFFFNEPATFWRIFFVSTLIISIVGLKFVSE, via the coding sequence ATGAATTGGTTAATACTCATCATCGCAGGATTATTCGAAACCGCATTTGCATTTTGCTTAGGAAAAGCACAAGAAACTACAGGCAAAGAAAACCTCTATTGGTGGTCTGGATTTGCAGTTTGCCTTTTTCTTTCTATGTTTCTCATGTACAAAGCTATTGCTGGCGAAAATGGTTTGCCAATCGGTACAGCTTACGCAGTTTGGACAGGAATTGGAGCAGTAGGAAGCGTTTTGATGGGAATCTTTTTCTTTAACGAACCAGCCACTTTTTGGCGTATCTTTTTTGTGTCAACTTTAATTATTTCAATCGTAGGACTGAAGTTTGTAAGTGAGTAA
- a CDS encoding GH3 auxin-responsive promoter family protein, whose translation MINFLKKNIAKIWAKNHVAKTEDFKNNAEVLQEKLLLDLVKKSEKTLFGLQHNFSEIKSVEDFQKNVKISDYEDLKPFVEKVKHGDKNILWPEKPEYFAKTSGTTSGTKYIPLTKEGMDYQVKAAQSALFHYIAQKNNADFVNGKMIFLQGSPELEDINDIKTGRLSGIVAHHIPKYLQKNRLPSYETNCIEDWETKVDKIVEETEKENMTLISGIPPWLIMYFEKLIERNGKKIKQLFPNLQLIVTGGVNYEPYREKMEELLGGKVDIIQTFPASEGFFAFQDDYEKEGLLLQSNHGIFYEFIPLELYGKPDAPRLTLKEVELNKDYALILTTNSGLWAYSIGDVVRFISKNPHRILVSGRTKHFTSAFGEHVIAFEVEEAMKATVEKFPAQITEFHLAPQVNPENGELPYHEWFIEFEKEPENLESFRQNLDAEMRKRNTYYDDLIAGNILQVLKITKLQKNAFQEYAKSEGKLGGQNKIPRLANDRKIADFLKKFKI comes from the coding sequence ATGATAAATTTCTTAAAGAAAAACATCGCCAAAATTTGGGCGAAAAACCATGTTGCCAAAACGGAAGACTTCAAAAATAACGCCGAAGTTCTTCAAGAAAAATTGTTACTGGATTTGGTCAAAAAATCCGAAAAAACACTTTTCGGACTTCAGCATAACTTTTCGGAAATTAAATCGGTAGAAGATTTTCAAAAAAATGTGAAAATCTCTGACTACGAAGACCTAAAACCTTTTGTAGAAAAAGTAAAACACGGCGACAAAAATATTCTTTGGCCAGAAAAACCAGAATATTTTGCAAAAACTTCTGGAACCACTTCTGGAACGAAATATATTCCTTTGACCAAAGAAGGAATGGACTATCAGGTAAAAGCTGCACAATCTGCACTTTTCCATTATATTGCTCAAAAAAATAATGCTGATTTTGTAAACGGGAAAATGATTTTCTTGCAAGGTTCACCAGAACTGGAAGATATTAACGATATAAAAACAGGCAGACTTTCAGGAATTGTAGCGCATCACATCCCAAAATATTTGCAAAAAAACAGATTGCCGAGCTACGAAACCAATTGCATAGAAGATTGGGAAACTAAAGTGGACAAAATTGTAGAAGAAACCGAAAAAGAGAACATGACGCTGATTTCGGGAATTCCGCCTTGGTTAATTATGTATTTTGAAAAGCTCATCGAAAGAAATGGCAAAAAAATAAAACAATTATTTCCGAATCTTCAGCTCATTGTAACAGGCGGTGTAAACTACGAACCTTATCGTGAGAAAATGGAAGAATTATTGGGTGGAAAAGTAGATATCATTCAAACGTTTCCTGCAAGTGAAGGTTTTTTTGCTTTTCAAGATGATTATGAAAAAGAAGGACTTCTACTTCAATCTAATCACGGAATTTTCTATGAATTTATTCCACTGGAATTATACGGAAAACCAGATGCACCAAGATTGACATTGAAAGAGGTAGAACTCAATAAAGATTATGCACTTATTTTAACTACAAACTCGGGACTTTGGGCATATTCTATTGGTGATGTAGTAAGATTTATCTCTAAAAATCCGCACAGAATTTTAGTTTCTGGAAGAACCAAACATTTCACCTCAGCTTTTGGCGAACACGTGATTGCTTTTGAAGTGGAAGAAGCAATGAAGGCAACAGTTGAGAAATTCCCAGCGCAAATTACTGAGTTTCACCTCGCGCCACAGGTAAATCCTGAAAATGGAGAATTGCCATACCATGAATGGTTTATAGAATTTGAAAAAGAGCCAGAAAATCTAGAAAGTTTCCGTCAAAACCTTGATGCAGAAATGCGTAAAAGAAACACGTATTATGATGATTTGATTGCTGGAAATATTTTGCAGGTGCTAAAAATTACCAAATTGCAGAAAAATGCTTTCCAAGAATACGCGAAATCAGAAGGAAAACTAGGCGGACAAAATAAAATTCCACGTTTGGCAAATGACAGAAAGATTGCCGATTTTTTAAAGAAATTTAAAATCTAA